In Chaetodon trifascialis isolate fChaTrf1 chromosome 6, fChaTrf1.hap1, whole genome shotgun sequence, one DNA window encodes the following:
- the LOC139332017 gene encoding noelin-like gives MCLTPMESEDNLLNVFLLLLIGSHLTVVGPSAPEEGWQVYSSAQDSEGRCVCTVVAPQQTACSRDARTKQLRQLLEKVQNMSQSIEVLDQRTQRDLQFVEKMEVQLKGLENKFKQVENGHENNIARQYKSIKAKMEELRPLIPVLEAYKADTLLVRQFKEEAANVTELLGTLQEQLGGLDYQELHTRVISLEDRLRACMQRLACGKLTGISEPITIKTSGSRFGSWMTDPVAPPGDNRVWYMDGYHNNRFVREYQSMFDFMTTDNFTSHRLPHPWSGTGQVVYNGSIYFNKFQSHTIIKFDFSTSLISRSRQLDFAGYNNMYHYSWGGHSDIDLMVDEGGLWAVYATNQNAGNIVLSQLNPNTLQIIRSWTTNHPKRSAGEAFMICGTLYVTNGYSGGTKVYYAYSTNSSTYEYIDIPLTNKYSHLSMLDYNPRDRALYAWNNGHQVLYNVTLYHIIQ, from the exons ATGTGTTTGACACCGATGGAGTCTGAAGATAATCTGCTCAacgttttcctgctgctgctgattggatCACACTTGACTGTG GTGGGTCCTTCTGCCCCTGAGGAGGGCTGGCAGGTGTACAGTTCAGCTCAGGATTCTGAAGGTCGATGTGTTTGTACAGTGGTTGCTCCTCAACAGACAGCCTGCTCCAGAGATGCCCGAACCAAACAGCTGAGACAGCTGCTGGAAAAG GTTCAGAATATGAGTCAGTCCATCGAGGTACTGGATCAGCGGACCCAGAGAGATTTGCAGTTTGTGGAGAAAATGGAAGTTCAGCTAAAAGGTCTAGAAAACAAATTCAAGCAAGTGGAAAACGGACATGAGAACAACATCGCTAGACAGTACAAG TCCATCAAAGCAAAGATGGAGGAGTTACGTCCCCTGATCCCAGTCCTGGAGGCCTACAAGGCAGACACTCTGCTGGTCCGACAGTTTAAAGAGGAAGCGGCAAATGTTACTGAGCTGCTGGGAACACTGCAGGAACAACTGGGAGGTCTGGACTACCAGGAGCTCCACACCCGAGTTATAAGCTTGGAGGACAGGCTGAGGGCCTGCATGCAGAGGCTGG cctgTGGGAAGCTAACAGGAATATCTGAGCCCATCACCATAAAGACGTCTGGATCAAGATTTGGATCGTGGATGACTGACCCAGTTGCACCACCTGGAGACAACAGA GTGTGGTACATGGATGGTTACCATAACAACAGATTTGTTAGGGAGTATCAGTCAATGTTTGACTTCATGACGACGGATAACTTCACCTCTCACCGCCTTCCTCACCCCTGGTCTGGTACTGGTCAGGTGGTGTATAATGGATCCATTTACTTCAACAAGTTTCAGAGTCACACCATCATCAAGTTTGACTTCAGCACATCGCTCATCAGCCGCTCACGACAGCTTGATTTTGCTGGCTACAACAACATGTACCATTACTCCTGGGGGGGGCACTCAGATATCGACCTCATGGTGGATGAGGGGGGGCTCTGGGCTGTCTATGCCACTAATCAGAATGCTGGAAACATCGTCCTCAGCCAGTTAAACCCAAACACTCTACAGATCATCCGCAGCTGGACCACCAACCACCCGAAACGCAGTGCTGGCGAGGCCTTCATGATCTGTGGAACCCTGTACGTTACTAATGGATACTCTGGAGGAACCAAAGTGTACTACGCCTATTCCACCAACTCCTCCACCTATGAGTACATCGACATTCCCCTGACCAATAAATATAGCCACCTCTCTATGCTTGACTATAACCCTCGAGACAGAGCTCTGTACGCCTGGAACAATGGCCACCAAGTCCTTTATAATGTTACACTCTACCACATCATACAATAA